One segment of Carya illinoinensis cultivar Pawnee chromosome 13, C.illinoinensisPawnee_v1, whole genome shotgun sequence DNA contains the following:
- the LOC122291272 gene encoding small RNA-binding protein 11, chloroplastic-like isoform X2 produces MPFDHYATHLTGISFSTTEERLVEAFSKFGQVIEGKVIMDKVRNRSKGYGYVTFAKEDEAQKALMDMNGKSLDGRVLFVDNVRPSRNFNSGVPIARGSPVPAADS; encoded by the exons ATGCCCTTTGACCACTACGCTACACACCTCACAG GTATATCTTTCTCCACCACAGAGGAGAGACTAGTGGAAGCGTTTTCTAAATTTGGTCAAGTCATTGAAG GTAAAGTAATTATGGACAAAGTTAGAAACCGATCAAAAGGTTATGGGTATGTGACTTTTGCTAAAGAGGATGAAGCCCAGAAAGCCTTGATGGACATGAATGGGAAG TCACTTGATGGACGCGTTCTTTTTGTGGACAATGTAAGGCCCAGTAGGAATTTCAATTCTGGCGTGCCAATAGCAAGAGGATCCCCAGTGCCAGCAGCTGATAGCTGA
- the LOC122291272 gene encoding small RNA-binding protein 11, chloroplastic-like isoform X1 — protein sequence MSQAGNISPARMNFFRGFASKLFVKGISFSTTEERLVEAFSKFGQVIEGKVIMDKVRNRSKGYGYVTFAKEDEAQKALMDMNGKSLDGRVLFVDNVRPSRNFNSGVPIARGSPVPAADS from the exons ATGTCCCAAGCTGGTAACATTTCTCCTGCACGGATGAACTTCTTCAGAGGATTCGCTTCCAAGCTCTTCGTCAAAG GTATATCTTTCTCCACCACAGAGGAGAGACTAGTGGAAGCGTTTTCTAAATTTGGTCAAGTCATTGAAG GTAAAGTAATTATGGACAAAGTTAGAAACCGATCAAAAGGTTATGGGTATGTGACTTTTGCTAAAGAGGATGAAGCCCAGAAAGCCTTGATGGACATGAATGGGAAG TCACTTGATGGACGCGTTCTTTTTGTGGACAATGTAAGGCCCAGTAGGAATTTCAATTCTGGCGTGCCAATAGCAAGAGGATCCCCAGTGCCAGCAGCTGATAGCTGA